In Desulfuromonas sp., the sequence GATTGTCGGCCAGATGAGTCAGGAAGGACATGTCGACCCCGATCTCTATCGGCTTTTTGTCGAACGCCGACTCTACGATTCCTACGCCCGGACCTATTTTATCGATGAGCAGATCGATGAGGTCGACCCGAAAGCTTTGCCCGGACTGAGTTGAACAAACAAAGGATCTGCCGGCTGTTGTGGTTTTGCGTTTTGTCCGCACCAGTGAAAGCACCGGCAATCAATCTTGCGCCGACCAAAAAAAACCGCCGGTTGTCAGCAACCGGCGGTTTCATATTTGATAAGGATGTGCCGGGAGAAACGTTCGCTCAGTTCACCGCTCGCTGTAAATCCTGGTAACTCCTGGCCGCGTATTTTCGCAGTTTGGCATTCCCCGCCCCGTTAGTGACTTTCTCAAGAATCGGCAGGTACCTGGAATCGGCACTCTGGGCCAGGACCTTGCAGTACCAGGCGAGGGCATCGGCCGTGTTGCGGTCAAGACGAGCGACTTCATAGTTTTGCTCAAGAACCCTGGTCATGGCGTCGAGAACGGCCCGGGCAAAGGTCTGCTCATTGTATACTTCGCGGGCGGCCGACCGCATCTCGGCACCGTTGCCCGATTCGAGCCGGGAGATCAATTCGGCGTAAGGGTTCTTCACGACAGCCGGGGTCGTTTTCGGAGCCGGCTTCGGCGCGACTGTGGCTGCCGGTTTCGGTGCGACCTTCGGTGTCGCCTTGGCAACCTTCTTGACCGCCGGCTTCACTTCCGGCGGCGCTGCCTCCCTGGCGGCGACCGGCTCTGGCTTCGTTTCGGCGGTCGCCTCTTTCGGCTCATCCGCCGATTGTTCGGCAATCTCGGTCTCCGCTGAAGAGAATAACGAACTGAAGGTGCCGGCCGGCAGCGACCAGACCGCGGCGCCAATAACAACCAGGCCGAGAACCAGCAGCCCGATCAGCAACGGCTTTTTCGAAGCCTGATCGGAGCCGCTCTTGCTCCCCTTGGTGACGACATCGAGGTGGGCACCGCCATACGGATAGCTGAGCTCATCAATCTCTTCTTCACCGACATCCTCCGGAACCAGGCGGGCCCGGGTAAAGCGCGGAATCTGCCAGATCTTGACCGGTTCGGAAATCCCCTTGAGCTCTCTCAGACCGACCTCGACACAGGGAACCTCGGCCTTGTTCATCGCCAGGTAAACCGCTTCGCTCAGGTAGATTTCATCCTGCGGGGTGATACTTTCGATCCGGCTGGTCAGGTTGACCGCTTCGCCGAAGACATCGTTGCGGGCAACCCGCACTTCACCGAGGCTTGCTGCAATCCTGATATGCAGCTTCTGTTCAGGCATCGATTTACGATTAAAATCGTAGAGGGCATCCTGCATCGCCATCGAGCAGAGCATGCCGTCGGTCGGCGACCGGAACACCAGCAACAGCGCATCGCCGATGGTCTTGACAACCTTGCCGCCGAAACTGCGGATAATCGGAAAGAGCAACTGGTTATGCAGGCTCAGCATCTCCTTCTGCTCTTTACGTGAAAGGCGCGAAGTCGCTTCGGTATAGCCAACGATGTCGGTCAGAATAATAGCCAGATTTTCAGTTTTCATAGTTATTCCATGGCAAAAGGGAAATATCTAAAATTTATAAGATTTTAATGGCGTGTTGTCAACTTTTAGAAAATGAAACCGGAAGAGCAAATTTTAACGCAGAGGCGCAGAGACGCAAAGAAAGTCAAGCCATGATTAAAGGATTCCGGTTTAAAGATCGAACCCCAAAAGCGTTCCCGCTTTTTGCTTTCGATTTTCTTTGCGGCGTCAGCCTGCGTCTCTGCGTCTCTGCGTTAAGAAAGATTTTTATGAATACGGTTTTAACGCATGACTACAACTACAAAGAAGCTGAGAAGGCAAATTCTTTTTGGGGTTCAGGTTTACCCTGCGGCGTCAGCCTGCGTCTTTGCGTTAAAAAGGATTTTGATTAAAAGACTATTCCCCGTAAATCACCAGCGTATGCGAACGCCAGATACTGAAGATAGTGAAGGTTTCCATGTCGGCGAAATAGACCTTCTGCAACCCGTTTTCGCGGGCGATTTCCCCGATAGCGTTGGTATTGACCTCGGTATAAAGGCCGATATTGGTGAACGGTTCGCGGATCCGGATAATCTCTCCCTCCCCCTTGCCGTCGACGACCGGGGTACTGTCGAGATCGATGGAGTACGGCACGACCGTATTCGTCACCAGGTAGCCGGTGATCGGATCCTGGCCGAGCACGGCGCAACCGCCGAGCAGCACTGCAAGCAGGATGATTGGGCAAAGCTTTGTCATTCAGTCACCGTAGACGACGATCGTCCGGCGCACGTAAAGACCGAAGAGCAGGCTGTACACTTCGACATCGGCATGCTTGAGAGTGGTGATACCGCCGTTTTTCGCCGCCGCCGCATAGCCGGCATCGCCCCAGGCCGCAACCCAGAACAGGCTGTAATTGCTGGCCCGTCCTGTTTTCGTGCCAAGATCGGTGTTGTTGAGATCTTCATCGTACGGGGAGCGGGTATCGATATAGGCGCAGGCCGACAGGGCGAACAGCAGGGAAGCGAGCAGAATCAGGCGGAGTGTGCGCAGCATTAAAAGTATCCTTTCCGTTGAGTACCAAGAGAAGTCGCCACAGAATACGTTCAAATTTACCGGAAGTCAAAACCGCAATCGCATGGAGCCGCAATACGTCAATCCAATTCATACTCCGGAAGTTGCACCTTATTAAGAATCGGCCAGTATTTCCGTTTCCACAATTCGGAATTCGGATCATCATCCCAGGGGACAGGCTCGACAACCAGGATGTACCGTTCATACATCTCCAGCTCGAGGCGATAGAGCGTCCGCACCTCATCAATGAACATCGCGTCGATGGTCGCAGCGTAACAGGTGAAATCGATGGAATCAACGGTACGGCAGGTCACCTTGGCAAAGAAGGAATGGCACCCCATGACGTTATCCAACCGATAGAATTGCCCCGCTTGCGCCAGGGCTATCGATGGAAGCAAAAGTAAAAACAATAACAGTCTGCTGATCATATCAACCTCCTTCCGGTTGTCCTGGCCTTAAGCATACCGACCGGCGCGACACAATAAGTCACAGGCAAAGTTCTGTGCGGTTGCAGAAGTGATGCTATACTACAGGTATGACAGACTGTTCATGGAGGTGTTATGTCTTATTCGAATGAAACCGATTGCAAAGATCCGCAAGGGCACTGGAAGCATTTGTGTGAATTGCGCAAGCAGGGAAAAGAAGATGAGTTCAAGGACCTGATGCAGGATCCCGGCCATCGCTGTCTCAATTGCAACGCCGTCGCCAAACATGCCGAGAATCTCTGCAATCCGAGTACGATCGTTAAAATTTAAAAAGCGAAAAGCAGTTTACAGTTGGCAGTTGGCTGTCTTCAGTTTTTTCTTACAGCTTACAGCTTACAACTTACAGCTTACAACTTACAGCTTATAGCTTATAGCTTACAACTTACAGCTTACAGCTTACAACTTACAACTTACAGCTGATAACTGCCCCCTGATAACTGATAACTATCTTTTAACATTCTTCCGCTCAATCTTGCCGACGCCGAGCATCTTCTTGATCTCTTCGACGCTTTTTTCGTAGACGATCTCCCGGCCCATGACATTGCCGACATAGGCCCGACCGTTTTCGGTCGGCAGCAGCTTGCACTTGACGTTGTGGATCCCTTCGCCGATTGCCACCGTGATAACGTGGGGGTTGATGTCAATCACGGCAACTTCGATCCCTTTGCCGGCTTCCGATTGCACCGTAATCTTGTCAATTGCCATTGCCCGCCTCTCCTTTTCCAGCTTCGACATCGATCCCCTTCTCGTTCAGACGCTGGTAGACCCGTTCGAGCAGCCGCTCGCTGAACTGCGCGGTCCAGGCCCGGAAATACGGCAGGCTCTCGCCGGCAATCTGTTCGCTGACCTGTTGGGATTTTCTGGCAACGTCGGTTCGATAGAAGGTCAACAGTTGATGAATCTCTTCCGGGGTATAGTAGCGCCGGTAGATCGGGACCAGGTGGTCAAGCAGACGCTGCTCTTCGTCGGCAATGATCAGGTCGATTTCCTCGGCAACAATCGGCCCGGCCAATTCCGGCGGGATCTGCCGCCCGGCCAGGAACGAATTCATCTGGCTGCTGTTGGTCTCCCTGACGCTGGCGATGATGCGGCTGGTCAGGCTGTAGCGGACCAGCTCGGCCGCTTCGGCAAGCCGGGCATCCTCGGAAATCGGTACTTGCGGTTTATTGGCGGCGCAGCCGGCAAGGTTTAACAGGAAGAACAGAACGATGATAAAACGCATCAAAACTCCTGACGATGAGAGGTATGACTGATCCTACGCCGGAAGGGAGAGGTTGGCAAGCTTCTTAATCGCGGGACCACCAGAGCAGACCGGCGAGCAGCGCCGGGCCGGCAAATCCGGGCAGACTGACCCAGACCGGAATCAGTTTACCGCCGACCATCAGTTCGGCACCGGTCAGCAGGCGACAGAGATGGGCAAGCGAGATGATCAACAACAGGGCGATCACAATCGTCAAGACGCGCTGCCGCACCTTCTGCCTGCTCTGTCCCCGCCTCTGTTTATTCAATTCCGACATACCGGATCCTTGCCGGCTATTGACTTGCGAGAAGCGATTGGTATTCGTCATGCTTGTCGATATATGCCTTGATAAACGGGCATTCGGGAACAATTTTCAAATCCTCGGTTTTGGCAAAATCGAGCGCCGCCCGGACCAGCTGGCTGCCGACGCCCTGGCCGCCGAGTTCGTCCGGCACTTCGGTATGGGTCAGAACGAGGACGCCATCGTCATAGCGGTAGCGGATGATTGCCAGGTGGCCGCTCAGCTCGGCCTGGAATTGTTGATCGGTCAGGTTATTGGCTACGTCGATACTCATGGTCGAATCTCCCTGATTAATGCTGTTACCGAAAGGTTAACCCTCTGCGGCAGGAAGGCAAGAACAAAATGGACGGATTGCAGATAAGAATGAAGGAGCCTGCCCTTTTAATCGATTTCTATTCCCAGTGATCACCGCGCCGGCGGTGCAGTTCGACTTCAATCGGCTCGACCCGCCCCTGGCTGTTGATGAACGAGCTGAGCAGACCACTGACGATACTGATGATCAGCGAACCGAGCAGCGCCGAGCCAAACCCGGAGACGACCAGGCCGCCGATCACACCCGAGGTCATCTGCAGCAGGAAGGCATTGATCACAAAAGTGAACAGGCCGAGGGTCAAGACGTTGATCGGCAGGGTCAGCAGCAGC encodes:
- a CDS encoding N-acetyltransferase, which encodes MSIDVANNLTDQQFQAELSGHLAIIRYRYDDGVLVLTHTEVPDELGGQGVGSQLVRAALDFAKTEDLKIVPECPFIKAYIDKHDEYQSLLASQ
- a CDS encoding phage holin family protein, with the translated sequence MQGLVLRWLILAAAIIIAAYLFPGIEISGLGTALFAAMVLGFLNAFFRPILLLLTLPINVLTLGLFTFVINAFLLQMTSGVIGGLVVSGFGSALLGSLIISIVSGLLSSFINSQGRVEPIEVELHRRRGDHWE